DNA sequence from the Ktedonobacteraceae bacterium genome:
TCTGCGGGACCCCCGGCACGCAGTCACAAGGATTACTATACCGCGCTCTACCAGGCTGCGCTGGCTTTCTCATCCAGTCTTGAACTGGATACCGTGTTGCAAATCGTCGTCAAGAGTATTACCGAAGCCATGCAGGTCAAGGCATGTGGAATTCGCTTGCTTGATCCGCGCACAGGTCAACTGAAATTAGGTGCCGTCTACGGCTTGAGCAGCGGCTATCTTGCGAAAGGGCCGGTCGATGTCGATCACAGTGCGATTGATACCGAGGCGCTTTGTGGCTCTCCTGTCATCATTCAAGACGTCAAGAGTGATTCACGTTTCCAGTATCGAGAGGCTGCGGAGCGCGAAGGGATCGTTTCGGTTTTATGCGTGCCCATGGAGGTGCGCGGCGAAGCGATTGGAGTCATGCGTGTCTACACAGGAGAGCCGGCTACTTTTCATGAAGATGATATCCAGTTCCTCTCGGTGCTTGCCAGCCTCGCCGCGCTCGCTATCGAAAATGCCAACCTCTATGAGAGCCTCAAACGCTCCTATGATGGCGTGATGGATGTGTTGTGGGGGAGTAGCCTGCAATATTCCGAACAACACTTGATGTGAGAGAAGCGTTTTTATCCGCCTATCTGACTACAGTATTCGTTAAATAGGGCGATGAGAAGGATGTACGCTCTCCCCTGTGTTTTCCTGGAACGGGAAAGAGCCTGGCCGAGAGAGGCTTGTTCAGGCGCAGTGCCAGTGTGGCTACATCCAGTAAAAGATGCGCGATGCTTTCTACTGGTGTATCTCCTGCGAGAGGCACTGTGTCCAGGCCTGTGCCGCAAACAGCAGAGTAGAGCAAAAGTTGATGTGTGCTGACAAATCCTTCTTCCCATCGTCGCCCTAAGACGGCATCTTCCAATACAGGTAGCATCAGTCCGCAGTAACCGCAGGTAGGTAATGCCGTGCTTTTCAGGGCTGATGTGACGGCGGCGGTCAGTGCCAGGGTCCCCATGCCGCCAACCGGTCCGTAACCTGCCAGTTCAAGGGCAGAAGCGATGCTATCTTCTCCCATTGGCGCGGGCGAAAGGTCGATGCCCCTAAAAACCAGTCCATGTTCGCGGGCGAGCGCCTGCGCCATCTCAACAACCGGCCTGGCCCGTTCAATGAGCATATTCCTGATCGATTCAGTAACATATATGAGAGGTAAAGGCCCAGCTTCTTCTTGTCTCTGTGCATGCAACGCTTCGGCGACGATGCCGGCTCCCTGCAAGCCAATCGATAAACTGCCCGGGCCGCTGTGATAAGCGGCAGGGAAGAATGGACAACCGGGTGGAACACAGGCAAGCATCGCGAAGCGAAAATTGCCGAAACCCTCTTCCGTCTCGCTTGCCAGCCGTGCCATGATCCGTGCAGCCGGTAGAGCCGCAGGAGCGCGCAATCCATCCTCTGTCGTCGCGAGTTGTACTGTTGCATTCAGTACGCTTGTTGAGGCAAGTAGATCAGCAATTACCTCGATGCGTTCCAGGGGAAAGTCAGGGCGCGCCGCCTGCGCCGTTCCAATTGAGCAGAAAGCAATCTGCTGCTCATCGAGCATGGCCTGGAGTTCCTGGGCATAGTTAATGAGATCGGCATTCGACCAGCCTGCCAGGTCGTCGAAAATGGAACGAGTCGAGAGTCGCGTTGTCTGTACCTCGTAACCTGCATCCTGGTAGCGCGGGCTGGCATCTCGTAGTATTTTCGCTGCCTGCTTGATCGTTGTGGATGTTAGCGGGTGAGCCTCGGCGATGCCAAGCGTGATGGTGCGAATCGGAGGATTGGGCATGTATGACCTCTTTTCTTTTTATGAATCACTAAAAAAGATTATACACCCTATCGGACAATTTGTTGACGTTACAAACGCTTCTCTGTTATCATACGGCTTAGGATAAGCATACGCATGTAGATGTAGCCGTACAGGCAAAGCAAGATAGCGGAGATGATAATGACAATGACCCCTGATCCATCCCAGAGTGAAAATACCTATGTGCTTGATGCTGAAAGCGCGACGGAGATGGCTCGCTTGATGCATCAAGATGCCCTTATGACGCAGACAATGGGGGGCGTGTTCCCTGAGCGAGAAGACCTTGCTGGCATCCGCGCGATTCTGGATATCGGCTGTGGTCCCGGCGGCTGGGTCCTCGATGTGGCGCGTGAGTATCCTGAGGTCGAGGTGACGGGGATCGATATCAGCCAGACCATGGTTGAGTATGCGCGCGCTCATGCCATGGCACGCGGATTCAGCAATGCTACATTCAAGATCATGAACGCTCTGAAGCCACTTGAATTTCCAGATAACTCCTTTGATCTCGTCAATGCTCGTACTATTACGGCTTTCATGTATCCGGCGGCCTGGCCCGCGCTTTTGAAAGAGGTGATGCGTATTTGCCGGCCTGGAGGGACAATCCGGCTAACTGAGGGAGAATTACCGCTCACAAATAGCCTGGCTTACGAAACATTGAATAGCATGCTTTCACGGGCCATGTTCCTGGCAAAACGCACGTTCTCTCCCGATGGGCGGCATCTTGGCATTACGCCCGTCTTAGCCCGTCTGCTACGTGACGCGGGCTTCTACAATGTTCAGAAGAGGGTATACGTCAGTGAATATATTCCCGGAACAGATGTCTACGAAGGCCTTTACCAGGATGCGCAGATAGGATTTCCCCTGGTAGCGCCATTTTTGATACAACTGGGCGTCACTACTAAAGAGGAGTTTGAGCGCCTGCACCAACTGTTATTGGCAGAGATGCTCTCGGACAATTTCTGCGCAGTCGCGTTCCCGATAACCGTGTGGGGGCAGAAGCCAGAATAGCTACCTGGCTTGACGAAAAATCGCTCCTCACGTACACTACCAGCAATATCGCAAAAGAATATCCCATTACTGGATGCAGGAGCGCGGGTACGATGGTTTTGTATGATGTGAAGACAGGCAAGCCGGCAACAGGTGCTCACAGCGAAGACTGTTTCTTATGTATACTCGATACCCAACCCTGCACAGTAAAAAAGCTAGAGGGCTATATTATTCACGCACAAGAAGTCCGGTCTGAAGGGGAAGTGGTGCCTTTCGTCACCATTAACCTGGGAACGGAACTCGCTGCTCTCACGCTCACCCGATATTACCGCAGTTTGATTCAAGGTCTCGTTGGTTTAGGGTCTGATCTTCATAAGCGCAAGCTCAAATTGCGTGTGTATCATCTTCCACCTGCCATACGCACGACTGAAAGCAAGGGCCGTCTCGTTCGTCATTACCGGGCAAACGATCATACCCTGGCTATACTTGAGCCTGATACCGTCCTCAATATTACTGACCTGAGTCATGCCGAGTATTGCGCGCGCCAATATTTGCTCCAGCGCCTCATTGCCTCACCGCCGTCTGTTGCAACCATGCGAGGAAATCTTGTCCACTATAGCTTCAAGGAAATGCTGAAAGACTATACCGGGGGCAAGCCGGTTTCGGGTAGCTCTCATGATGAAGGAGAAGGCCCGCTGGTAGCGCTCCATCGCCATTTTCAACAAGCGTTAGAAAGCAGCGGTATCGAGCTTGCGTTGGCCAACGCATCACCCGATGAAATCCGTGCCGATGCTGCTCCTCATTTGGAAAGCCTGGCAACGTGGTTTCAGAAGCAGTACGCAACTCTCTGGGATATGCCTGATGCCGAGGACACTGAAACTGGTGAGCAGGGAAATGAAAATGGCGTGCGTGCCGAAACCTTCCTGCTGGCGCCTGAGATTGGGCTGCGAGGAAGACTGGATTTGTTCTGGAAGCAGAAGACGGGTCGCCAACGTTTGCTGGAACTAAAGACGGGTGGCGCGAAAGGAGAACTGCCAAACGCATCTCATCGCTGGCAGGTGCAAGGCTATCATGCGCTGCTGGCTGTCCGCCGGAACTCTAGAATGAAGAAGGCTCTTGCCACGCTGCTCTATAGTGGAACGCCGGGTGAAGCGCAGGATTTCAGGATACTATTTACTGCCAGGCAATTCCAGCGGGTGATTGAGAATCGTAACATACTCGTACTCAGCCATGTTACCGGCAAAGCCCCGGCACCTCCAGGTCCCTCTCGCTGCACCAAATGTGCCATGCTCGAGCAATGCACCCAGGTTTCAACCCTGCTCGACTGGCGTCCGCCCGAACCTGAGCCCCAGGTTAATAGCGAGGTAGGAACCACATTTATATCGACTCCGCCAGGAAATGATGGCAATAGACTTGAGCAGAATGGACGTTATTATCCCACTGTGCTGCCCCAGGATCGGATTTTTTTCTCAATATATTACGAACTCCTTCATCTTGAGGAGCGCGAA
Encoded proteins:
- a CDS encoding methyltransferase domain-containing protein: MTMTPDPSQSENTYVLDAESATEMARLMHQDALMTQTMGGVFPEREDLAGIRAILDIGCGPGGWVLDVAREYPEVEVTGIDISQTMVEYARAHAMARGFSNATFKIMNALKPLEFPDNSFDLVNARTITAFMYPAAWPALLKEVMRICRPGGTIRLTEGELPLTNSLAYETLNSMLSRAMFLAKRTFSPDGRHLGITPVLARLLRDAGFYNVQKRVYVSEYIPGTDVYEGLYQDAQIGFPLVAPFLIQLGVTTKEEFERLHQLLLAEMLSDNFCAVAFPITVWGQKPE
- a CDS encoding DUF711 family protein encodes the protein MPNPPIRTITLGIAEAHPLTSTTIKQAAKILRDASPRYQDAGYEVQTTRLSTRSIFDDLAGWSNADLINYAQELQAMLDEQQIAFCSIGTAQAARPDFPLERIEVIADLLASTSVLNATVQLATTEDGLRAPAALPAARIMARLASETEEGFGNFRFAMLACVPPGCPFFPAAYHSGPGSLSIGLQGAGIVAEALHAQRQEEAGPLPLIYVTESIRNMLIERARPVVEMAQALAREHGLVFRGIDLSPAPMGEDSIASALELAGYGPVGGMGTLALTAAVTSALKSTALPTCGYCGLMLPVLEDAVLGRRWEEGFVSTHQLLLYSAVCGTGLDTVPLAGDTPVESIAHLLLDVATLALRLNKPLSARLFPVPGKHRGERTSFSSPYLTNTVVR
- a CDS encoding GAF domain-containing protein, with translation MSTNVNSNSAGPPARSHKDYYTALYQAALAFSSSLELDTVLQIVVKSITEAMQVKACGIRLLDPRTGQLKLGAVYGLSSGYLAKGPVDVDHSAIDTEALCGSPVIIQDVKSDSRFQYREAAEREGIVSVLCVPMEVRGEAIGVMRVYTGEPATFHEDDIQFLSVLASLAALAIENANLYESLKRSYDGVMDVLWGSSLQYSEQHLM